Part of the Pieris brassicae chromosome 11, ilPieBrab1.1, whole genome shotgun sequence genome, TAGCTTATAACTATTAATTGCTAAGTTGTTCTACTTTCTACAGGTTATAAATTGAGATTACACCAAAATAGGAAAATACCTTGTCAGCAGCTTTATCATCAGAACCCTTGTTTTCTTGTGATATGTCCATCAAACAATTGTTAAACAGTAGAGCAGCAGTATGGTTTTTAATTACATCTAAAGCACAGGCATGCAATTTATTACCATAACATTCCTCAGGCCCATGTTGACACGCATattcaaatgtattatttgGTAGATGTAATCtctgtaaaagaaaaatattattttttcaaattagaTTTACAGTAGTTAAGAcctcataaaaaatacattttgacattttaataaataaacttggataattataaaataaatttaataagttttgtcCCTGTGGCAGCATATCCTCGTTGGTtgctataattatttgttgagcgaggaaagcatcAGATCTTTAGTGAATATTATATCattcattattttcttattattttacataaaatctaTGAATAATATACTCGTTCATATACCAGGTTCGAATTCGAATACCACCTGAAAGACTTAAAATCAAAGGAATTGTTATTCGggacaaattttttttaataggattTGACAATGgcaggtttaaaaaaaaatgctaattgtttctttttgaaaatacaataaagtttGCATAGTAGGTATCTCTAGTATGCCCATTTTATGCgacatttgtataattttattttataattcaatcaTACACAAACACTGAGAATAAACTTACATTAACATTTCCATATGGATATGTTTGAATATCCAAATAGTCATGtagcttttcaataatttgtttaaaatgatCTGTCTCGAAATTCCTGCAGTAAGGGCAATGgctttcataataatattttatgtttaatttcgGAGGCTTTTCAATGTCCTGAAAATGAATggcattaatatattaaagactTTTCCATATAGTCTGACATAATTCTAGGAATAACGCAAACACACGTAACACGTGAAAACATCggtattaaaaaatgtgataTAAAACTCGTTTTAATCTTGCAAATGGTCTAAAtttgaatagaaaataaatattgcgcTGAATTCGAATTGCGATTTTTTACTATCAgtcaattaaatatagtaattacaTATTCCGATTGGATGATAAGTgcttgaaatataatacattactcTGTGTGTATAGTGTATACAGTCAAGCCGACTGTATACACTATCAGTTAACAGTTTaactataatacaaatttagcTTAATGGATTTATAACAGATTAAAAAATGTGGAAAGAGATTTTTTACCGCGTTCTCatcaaatagttttgtttcatttttctCTGTAATTTCGTTCGTCTCTGTAAAGGATTACTGGTGTTTTacattcaatattatataattatgtcgGAGCAATGGTGCTGGTATGACCTGCCATTttcgttttttaataacatcaaatttaaattagctcAAATCagctatattttttagttgaTTTACCAATATTCATAAATCTACAAATTAAAAGACTTTCTGATAGTCTGTGATAATATATTGatagaattataaattaacgacTATTCAATGgtcgataataataatcataattgaCTGAACTTGAACTAATACAAGGGCTGGATTTTTAAAAGggacaaattataaaaaaaatacctgctAATGCtcttattgtaaaataatgaaccaaaaacaaataaattatagtctTCATGTTAACTTCTGTATCTTATTGACAATGATGTCAAACTAACACACATTTATTAGATATAGCTAATATTATCAATCACGGGTCATTAGCCACAGATCAAACTTACAAGTTCattggaaataatttatattatttaaatgtagtgTAGATGATTTAGCGCCTAACGTACCAGCTATTTTCACATATACCAGTATAAAGAATATcagcaaaatatatttaaaattatacctgTACCTGTGGTAAAATCAAccatatttaacaaaaagttaaattattctttGGAAGTAGTAAAATCCCTTTATGATGTTACGAAAAAGCATAATTTAATACACTTATCAAAAACATGGTACTCTTTTTCATAAATGACAACATGACATTTCTCACTTCGACTGAGTGTAATGAGATTTAGGTTCTATGACTTTATTTCTTTGAATCTTGTTTCGGGTTAGTTGAGGTCCATGTAAAAAGAAACtgcagtttttaatttaatttactgtgTGTAAGGAAAATGAATGTGTTCAaaataaagccttttttaattatatttattttttcacacACCAGCTCATTTCCTCTACCTTCGACATGTATATAGCTAATATCCGAGTTCATATGGgaactatataataatgtcaAATGTGCTCGAGTTACAAAATATCCTGACATTCTGTAGGGGGCTCAGCAAATGCTGCGCAAACATTTCGCATAAAGTGTTTTCCGTCATTTTTGACACCATTTATTTGAATGTGTGAAACGTGCTTTAAATTTGCCTTTATGATTTCTTCGCCGTAGTATTTTAGAAGCTCAGTGCCT contains:
- the LOC123716441 gene encoding GILT-like protein 1, with the protein product MKTIIYLFLVHYFTIRALAETNEITEKNETKLFDENADIEKPPKLNIKYYYESHCPYCRNFETDHFKQIIEKLHDYLDIQTYPYGNVNRLHLPNNTFEYACQHGPEECYGNKLHACALDVIKNHTAALLFNNCLMDISQENKGSDDKAADKCASNMGYDSNVIKECALGEKGSELFNYYGEETSKHKIRGVPKIWINGSKYERSHDVMGDICKYFLNPIPPCENYDSTKNDEENDK